From a single Nocardioides sp. dk884 genomic region:
- a CDS encoding HNH endonuclease signature motif containing protein, with protein sequence MADHELPDCDTPAAVLAFAQRRRAAAQRAEIDVLEAALVWASMHPEESVAEAPTTGLVFGEVAVPLAGEGAPLVAEFAPMEFGAAIGMSTDSSRALVGDALELAHRLKRTWKLVRAGKVPLWKARRLAQLTTTLPLDGAEFVDRQLAAVVGKISWAGIERLVDQARVAFDPEGAEKQRREAADGRRFDVHTREATHDGTVHVEGVLDLADAIDLDTAIRQGAEGLAELGVTESLDVRRSMAAGELARRQLAFDLRAEAGDGDGAASVIKPRQVVIHVHLSAAAISRDEAGIAHVEETRSIVSTDQVREWCSSDAQVVIKPVIDLEAHHHTDAYAIPDRLAEQTRLAQPVCAFPWCERPARRCDTDHATAHGDGGPTCSCNLAPLCRRHHRAKTHTAWTYDKTDAATYVWRSPHGLHLIKDGGTTRLVTAHPPNE encoded by the coding sequence ATGGCCGACCACGAGCTCCCCGACTGCGACACCCCAGCCGCCGTGCTGGCGTTCGCACAGCGCCGGCGGGCTGCGGCCCAGCGGGCGGAGATCGACGTCTTAGAGGCCGCTCTCGTGTGGGCGTCGATGCACCCGGAGGAGTCGGTCGCCGAGGCGCCGACCACCGGGTTGGTCTTCGGCGAGGTCGCGGTGCCGCTGGCTGGTGAGGGTGCGCCGTTGGTGGCGGAGTTCGCGCCGATGGAGTTCGGCGCCGCGATCGGCATGTCCACCGACTCGTCACGGGCGCTGGTCGGTGACGCGCTCGAGCTCGCGCACCGACTGAAGCGGACCTGGAAGCTGGTCCGCGCCGGCAAAGTGCCGCTCTGGAAAGCCCGGCGACTCGCGCAGCTGACCACCACGCTGCCGCTGGACGGGGCTGAGTTCGTGGACCGCCAGCTCGCTGCCGTCGTCGGGAAGATCAGCTGGGCCGGGATCGAGCGGCTCGTCGACCAGGCCCGGGTCGCCTTCGACCCCGAGGGCGCGGAGAAGCAGCGCCGCGAGGCGGCCGATGGGCGTCGCTTCGACGTCCACACCCGCGAGGCGACCCACGACGGCACCGTCCACGTCGAGGGGGTTCTCGACCTTGCCGACGCGATCGACCTCGACACCGCCATCCGCCAGGGCGCCGAAGGGCTCGCCGAACTCGGGGTCACCGAGTCGTTGGACGTGCGCCGGTCGATGGCGGCCGGTGAGCTTGCCCGGCGTCAACTGGCCTTCGACCTGCGCGCCGAAGCCGGTGACGGCGACGGCGCCGCCTCGGTGATCAAGCCCCGCCAGGTCGTCATCCACGTCCACCTCTCGGCGGCCGCGATCTCTCGCGACGAGGCCGGCATCGCACACGTGGAAGAGACCCGATCCATCGTGTCGACCGACCAGGTCCGCGAGTGGTGCAGCAGCGACGCGCAGGTCGTGATCAAGCCGGTCATCGATCTCGAGGCTCATCACCACACCGACGCCTACGCGATCCCCGACCGATTGGCCGAGCAGACCCGTCTGGCGCAACCTGTGTGTGCCTTCCCCTGGTGCGAACGACCCGCCCGGCGCTGCGACACCGACCACGCCACCGCACATGGCGACGGCGGTCCGACCTGCTCCTGCAACCTGGCCCCGCTCTGCCGGCGACATCACCGGGCCAAGACCCACACCGCGTGGACCTACGACAAGACCGACGCGGCCACCTACGTCTGGCGATCACCCCACGGTCTGCACCTGATCAAGGACGGTGGCACCACGCGCCTCGTCACCGCGCACCCGCCGAACGAGTAG
- a CDS encoding penicillin acylase family protein encodes MSNATSSQGRVRRWARSFASQPRAVRLTTYVAAVLVLVLLAGTLAVAALQQRPLPQVDGSRELPGLGADVEVLRDEHGVPQLYGDSLTDLVRAQGYVHAQERFFEMDVRRHATAGRLAELFGEDAVESDALVRTMGWRRVAERELAMVAPETREALEAYAAGVNAYLAQHSASEIAVEYTVLRLGGLSYSPEEWTPVDSLAWLKAMAWDLRGNMGEEIGRVLAEAEVGTVRARQLWPAYPFEEHAPIVGEGAVIDGVFEPGASGPDSRNPLRPGYTAGERAALREVGASVRALPALLGRGDGIGSNSWVVDGEHSETGAPLLANDPHLGVTMPGVWMQIGLHCRTVSEDCPLDVAGFSFSGVPGVMIGHNADIAWGFTNLGPDVTDLYLERIDGDRWLDDSGWRPLGTHTETIEVAGGDDVQLEVRRTDQGPVLSGVSDQLASVADERGARDGREYAVSLAWTALEPAPTADAILALNLATDWDSFRAAAADFAVPAQNLVYADREGHIGYQAPGRVPVRKSGNDGSLPGRGWRAEDEWTGTSVPFAALPFALDPDEGFVVTANQAVVGPGYPYHLTDDWDRGYRAQRIRDRLTDRLADVGAVSVDDMLDLQLDRHHPFAATLTPYLLDVELPDGYVSDGQRVLEEWDHSQDADSAGAAYFNVAWRNLLELTFHDELSEELWPDGGQRWYAVVARLLERPDDPWWDDMRTPQRETRDDVLAAALSEARDDLTRLSDRDPAAWQWGQLHRLELRSPSLGESGIALVERLVNRGGWQVGGGSSTVDATAWDAAEGFEVTAAPSMRMVVSLADLDQSRWISLTGVSGHPASEHYTDQTDLWARGETIPWPFGPDAVEDAAEHRLVLEAVEDDER; translated from the coding sequence ATGAGCAACGCCACATCCTCGCAGGGCCGGGTCCGTCGGTGGGCCCGGTCGTTCGCGAGCCAGCCGCGGGCCGTGCGGCTCACGACGTACGTCGCGGCGGTGCTGGTGCTGGTGCTGCTCGCCGGGACGCTCGCGGTCGCGGCGCTCCAGCAGCGCCCGCTGCCGCAGGTCGACGGCTCCCGTGAGCTCCCCGGGCTGGGCGCCGACGTGGAGGTGCTGCGCGACGAGCACGGCGTACCGCAGCTCTACGGCGACTCCCTGACCGACCTGGTGCGCGCCCAGGGTTACGTGCACGCGCAGGAGCGGTTCTTCGAGATGGACGTGCGCCGGCACGCGACCGCCGGCCGGCTCGCCGAGCTGTTCGGCGAGGACGCGGTCGAGAGCGACGCGCTGGTCCGCACGATGGGCTGGCGTCGGGTCGCGGAGCGCGAGCTGGCGATGGTCGCGCCCGAGACGAGGGAGGCGCTGGAGGCGTACGCCGCCGGCGTGAACGCCTACCTCGCCCAGCACTCCGCCTCTGAGATCGCCGTGGAGTACACCGTGCTGCGCCTCGGCGGGCTGTCCTACAGCCCCGAGGAGTGGACGCCGGTCGACTCGCTGGCCTGGCTCAAGGCGATGGCGTGGGACCTGCGCGGCAACATGGGCGAGGAGATCGGGCGGGTGCTGGCCGAGGCGGAGGTCGGCACCGTGCGGGCCCGCCAGCTGTGGCCGGCGTACCCGTTCGAGGAGCACGCGCCGATCGTCGGCGAGGGTGCGGTGATCGACGGGGTCTTCGAGCCCGGGGCGTCCGGCCCGGACAGCCGCAACCCGCTGCGCCCCGGCTACACCGCCGGCGAGCGCGCGGCCCTGCGCGAGGTCGGCGCGAGCGTGCGGGCGCTGCCGGCCCTGCTCGGGCGCGGCGACGGGATCGGCTCCAACAGCTGGGTGGTGGACGGCGAGCACAGCGAGACCGGCGCGCCGCTGCTCGCCAACGACCCGCACCTGGGCGTCACGATGCCGGGGGTGTGGATGCAGATCGGCCTGCACTGCCGCACGGTCTCCGAGGACTGCCCCCTCGACGTCGCGGGGTTCAGCTTCTCCGGGGTCCCCGGCGTGATGATCGGGCACAACGCCGACATCGCCTGGGGGTTCACCAACCTGGGGCCCGACGTCACCGACCTCTACCTCGAGCGCATCGACGGCGACCGCTGGCTCGACGACAGCGGCTGGCGACCGCTGGGGACCCACACCGAGACGATCGAGGTCGCGGGCGGCGACGACGTCCAGCTCGAGGTGCGCCGGACCGACCAGGGTCCGGTGCTCTCCGGCGTCTCCGACCAGCTCGCCTCGGTCGCGGACGAGCGCGGCGCGCGCGACGGGCGGGAGTACGCCGTGTCGCTCGCGTGGACCGCGCTGGAGCCGGCGCCCACCGCCGACGCGATCCTGGCCCTCAACCTGGCCACCGACTGGGACTCCTTCCGCGCGGCGGCCGCCGACTTCGCGGTGCCGGCGCAGAACCTCGTCTACGCCGACCGGGAGGGACACATCGGCTACCAGGCGCCCGGGCGGGTGCCGGTGCGCAAGTCCGGCAACGACGGCTCGCTGCCCGGGCGCGGCTGGCGGGCGGAGGACGAGTGGACCGGCACCTCGGTGCCGTTCGCGGCGCTGCCGTTCGCGCTCGACCCCGACGAGGGGTTCGTGGTCACCGCCAACCAGGCGGTCGTCGGTCCCGGCTACCCCTACCACCTCACCGACGACTGGGACCGCGGCTACCGCGCGCAGCGGATCCGGGACCGGCTCACCGACCGGCTCGCCGACGTCGGCGCGGTCTCCGTCGACGACATGCTCGACCTCCAGCTGGACCGCCACCACCCGTTCGCCGCCACGCTCACGCCGTACCTGCTCGACGTGGAGCTGCCCGACGGCTACGTCTCCGACGGCCAGCGGGTGCTCGAGGAGTGGGACCACAGCCAGGACGCCGACAGCGCCGGCGCGGCGTACTTCAACGTGGCGTGGCGCAACCTGCTCGAGCTCACCTTCCACGACGAGCTCTCCGAGGAGCTGTGGCCCGACGGCGGGCAGCGCTGGTACGCCGTGGTCGCGCGGCTGCTCGAGCGCCCCGACGACCCGTGGTGGGACGACATGCGGACCCCTCAGCGGGAGACGCGCGACGACGTCCTGGCTGCCGCGCTGAGCGAGGCCCGCGACGACCTGACCCGGCTCTCCGACCGCGACCCCGCCGCCTGGCAGTGGGGTCAGCTGCACCGCCTCGAGCTGCGCTCCCCGTCGCTGGGGGAGTCCGGGATCGCCCTGGTCGAGCGGCTGGTGAACCGCGGCGGCTGGCAGGTCGGCGGCGGCAGCTCGACGGTCGACGCCACCGCCTGGGACGCCGCCGAGGGCTTCGAGGTCACCGCCGCGCCCTCGATGCGGATGGTGGTCTCCCTCGCCGATCTCGACCAGTCGCGCTGGATCAGCCTTACCGGCGTCTCCGGACATCCCGCGAGCGAGCACTACACCGACCAGACCGACCTCTGGGCGCGCGGCGAGACCATCCCCTGGCCCTTCGGTCCCGACGCCGTCGAGGACGCCGCCGAGCACCGGTTGGTGCTCGAGGCGGTCGAGGACGACGAGCGCTGA
- a CDS encoding FmdB family zinc ribbon protein, whose amino-acid sequence MPTYQYACTECGHQFEQVQSFSEDALTECPACTGKLRKLYNAVGVVFKGSGFYRTDSRSSSSASEPAASSSSSSGSSDSGSSSTSTTSTSTSTTTSTPAASSSS is encoded by the coding sequence ATGCCTACCTACCAGTACGCCTGCACCGAGTGCGGCCACCAGTTCGAGCAGGTCCAGAGCTTCTCCGAGGACGCCCTGACCGAGTGCCCCGCGTGCACCGGCAAGCTCCGCAAGCTCTACAACGCCGTCGGCGTCGTCTTCAAGGGCTCGGGCTTCTACCGCACCGACAGCCGCTCCTCGTCCTCCGCGAGCGAGCCGGCCGCGAGCTCCAGCTCCTCCTCGGGATCCAGCGACTCCGGCTCGTCCTCGACCTCGACGACCTCGACCTCGACCTCGACGACGACCTCGACCCCGGCGGCGTCCTCCAGCAGCTGA
- a CDS encoding SAF domain-containing protein: MPLDLSPVTPRGPVRAARAVRRAVLARRRLLAAVLVAVAVAAGLQAGAEPPPQRRPVLVAAHDLPSGAELVAGDLVEVGFAPGTEPAGLAEDPLGRVLASPLRTGEAVTDVRLVGPALTEAHPGLVAVPVRLPDAAMAALLRVGDVVDLIAADPQGGEPAVVARSVPVLAVPDHTADAGAQGLGGRLVVVGALEGDVPGLADAAARRYLSFSYAR, translated from the coding sequence ATGCCCCTCGACCTCTCCCCCGTCACCCCGCGCGGGCCGGTCCGCGCGGCCCGCGCCGTACGACGTGCGGTGCTGGCCCGGCGCCGGCTGCTGGCCGCGGTGCTCGTCGCGGTCGCGGTCGCGGCGGGCCTCCAGGCCGGCGCCGAGCCGCCACCGCAGCGCCGTCCCGTGCTCGTCGCGGCCCACGACCTGCCCTCGGGTGCGGAGCTGGTCGCCGGCGACCTGGTCGAGGTCGGCTTCGCGCCGGGCACCGAGCCCGCCGGGCTCGCCGAGGACCCGCTCGGCCGGGTGCTCGCCTCGCCGCTGCGCACCGGCGAGGCGGTGACCGACGTACGTCTCGTCGGCCCGGCGCTGACCGAGGCCCACCCCGGGCTGGTCGCGGTGCCGGTGCGGCTTCCCGACGCCGCCATGGCCGCGCTGCTGCGGGTGGGTGACGTGGTCGACCTCATCGCCGCCGACCCGCAGGGCGGTGAGCCCGCGGTGGTCGCCCGCTCGGTGCCGGTGCTGGCGGTCCCCGACCACACCGCCGACGCCGGCGCCCAGGGCCTCGGCGGCCGGCTGGTGGTGGTCGGGGCGCTGGAGGGCGACGTTCCCGGCCTGGCCGACGCAGCTGCCCGGCGCTATCTGAGCTTCTCCTACGCCCGCTAG
- a CDS encoding MscL family protein gives MSGFKNFLLRGNLIELAVAFIMGGAFATVVTALVDVIMDLVGKVGGVKDFSDYEPKGVSVGAFLTALISFVILAAVVYFFIVTPYTKAKERYFPSAPPGTPEDIKILGEIRDLLAAQQGGTAQGGTTNPGVTGGPGATNPGV, from the coding sequence CTGAGCGGATTCAAGAACTTCCTCCTGCGCGGCAACCTCATCGAGCTCGCCGTCGCGTTCATCATGGGCGGCGCGTTCGCGACAGTGGTGACCGCGCTGGTGGACGTGATCATGGATCTCGTCGGCAAGGTCGGCGGCGTCAAGGACTTCTCCGACTACGAACCGAAGGGCGTCTCGGTCGGCGCGTTCCTCACCGCCCTGATCTCGTTCGTGATCCTGGCCGCGGTCGTCTACTTCTTCATCGTCACGCCGTACACGAAGGCCAAGGAGCGCTACTTCCCCAGCGCCCCGCCCGGTACGCCGGAGGACATCAAGATCCTCGGCGAGATCCGCGACCTGCTCGCCGCGCAGCAGGGCGGGACCGCCCAGGGCGGCACCACGAACCCCGGGGTCACCGGCGGTCCCGGAGCCACCAACCCGGGGGTCTGA
- a CDS encoding LCP family protein: MPEEQPPAAPSDVPAPAGRRKAKPPRRHTVAKVIASIVVTLGMVTALGTIWLYRDLTGNITVQDIADQLGDDRPDKAVDDGPQEPLNILVMGSDDRDGDGNNIDGLTGSGQRSDTTILFHLSGDRSHAYGVSIPRDSLVTRPDCIAEDGSVIPGAENAMWNDAFALGGPACTIQQFEELTDVLVDHFVVVDFAGFKDMVDAIDGVPVCVPEDIEDPKHGIFIEAGTRDLSGDDALNYVRARYTLGDGSDIGRVKRQQAFIAAMANKVVSGGVLARPDRLIGFLQAATSSLTVDPGLSNPLKISKVGLGFQDIGLSNIRFITVPWAYDTREEFRGRVVWTEDAEKVWQRVRDDEQISRRLDSGAINAATVPGGSKGSGDSEGSDGSDENAGDGSGEDSESAARDEEQRQALADAGLCV; the protein is encoded by the coding sequence ATGCCCGAAGAGCAGCCCCCTGCTGCCCCGTCGGACGTCCCCGCGCCCGCCGGACGACGCAAGGCCAAGCCGCCGCGTCGCCACACCGTCGCCAAGGTGATCGCCTCGATCGTGGTCACCCTCGGCATGGTCACCGCGCTGGGCACGATCTGGCTCTACCGCGACCTCACCGGCAACATCACCGTGCAGGACATCGCCGACCAGCTCGGCGACGACCGGCCCGACAAGGCGGTCGACGACGGCCCGCAGGAGCCGCTCAACATCTTGGTGATGGGCTCCGATGACCGCGACGGCGACGGCAACAACATCGACGGTCTGACCGGCAGCGGCCAGCGCTCCGACACCACGATCCTCTTCCACCTCTCCGGGGACCGCTCCCACGCCTACGGCGTGAGCATCCCGCGCGACTCCCTGGTCACCCGGCCCGACTGCATCGCCGAGGACGGCAGCGTCATCCCGGGCGCCGAGAACGCGATGTGGAACGACGCGTTCGCCCTCGGCGGCCCGGCCTGCACGATCCAGCAGTTCGAGGAGCTGACCGACGTGCTCGTCGACCACTTCGTGGTGGTCGACTTCGCCGGCTTCAAGGACATGGTCGACGCGATCGACGGCGTGCCGGTGTGCGTGCCCGAGGACATCGAGGACCCCAAGCACGGCATCTTCATCGAGGCAGGCACCCGCGACCTGAGCGGCGACGACGCGCTCAACTACGTGCGTGCCCGCTACACCCTGGGTGACGGTTCCGACATCGGCCGGGTCAAGCGCCAGCAGGCGTTCATCGCGGCGATGGCCAACAAGGTCGTCTCCGGCGGGGTGCTGGCCCGCCCGGACCGGCTGATCGGGTTCCTCCAGGCGGCGACCAGCTCGCTGACCGTGGACCCGGGGCTCAGCAACCCGCTCAAGATCAGCAAGGTGGGCCTCGGCTTCCAAGACATCGGGCTGTCCAACATCCGCTTCATCACGGTGCCGTGGGCCTACGACACCCGCGAGGAGTTCCGCGGCCGTGTCGTGTGGACCGAGGACGCCGAGAAGGTGTGGCAGCGGGTGCGCGACGACGAGCAGATCTCGCGGCGTCTCGACAGCGGCGCGATCAATGCGGCCACCGTCCCGGGCGGTAGCAAGGGCTCGGGCGACTCGGAGGGGTCGGACGGCTCGGACGAGAACGCCGGGGACGGCTCGGGCGAGGACTCCGAGTCCGCGGCTCGCGACGAGGAGCAGCGCCAGGCGCTGGCCGACGCGGGGCTGTGCGTGTGA
- a CDS encoding alpha-amylase family glycosyl hydrolase, whose translation MSLLHEPHHDGSPTYLDDEAPALGASVTVRVRTAAGDPVEQVWLRTTYDAEPVYHPCTVTSRDADTTWWEGTLPAHNPLTHYRFLLADAEGNQRWLTAAGIAEHDVSDAFDFRVTVHEPAPDWGRDGVVYQVFPDRFARSAAAEERATPDWALPADWDDEVVFELSDPRTAVQLFGGDLDGIVEHLDHVAEVGATILYTTPVFPGESNHRYNASTFDGVDPQLGGDAAYERLARAVHARGWRLLGDLTTNHTGDTHEWFVSAAAAPDAPTRSWYHFDTDGGYECWMGFATLPKLNLADPDLRATMVEGPTSIVARWLRPPYDVDGWRIDVANMTGRLGALDVNHEVARAVRRTAQAERPDALVIGEHNHDASEDLDGDGWHGTMNYSGFSWPVWSWLRSPDSPARPFGRPLPVPVRPGPLVQRTFREWLARYGWRAASASWNILGSHDSARIRTVTQDPARHRVAAGLQFTLPGVPMVFAGDEIGLEGIAGEDSRRPMPWQHRERWDTTTLAAYAALASARREHTALRRGGLRWAHVDDDTLVFVREHPDGNVLVAARRAAGPAVRLPAGQLLGPAGDLDGTVVVATEGAPGPLEREDAEVVVPAGDGASLTVWRL comes from the coding sequence GTGAGCCTGCTGCACGAACCCCACCACGACGGTTCCCCGACGTACCTCGACGACGAGGCGCCGGCGCTCGGCGCCAGCGTCACGGTGCGTGTCCGCACGGCCGCAGGAGACCCGGTCGAGCAGGTCTGGCTGCGCACGACGTACGACGCGGAGCCGGTCTACCACCCCTGCACGGTCACCTCGCGCGACGCCGACACCACCTGGTGGGAGGGCACGCTGCCGGCGCACAACCCCCTCACCCACTACCGGTTCCTGCTCGCCGACGCGGAGGGCAACCAGCGGTGGCTGACCGCGGCGGGGATCGCCGAGCACGACGTCTCGGACGCCTTCGACTTCCGGGTCACCGTGCACGAGCCGGCGCCGGACTGGGGCCGCGACGGGGTCGTCTACCAGGTCTTCCCCGACCGCTTCGCCCGCTCCGCGGCCGCCGAGGAGCGGGCGACGCCCGACTGGGCGCTGCCGGCGGACTGGGACGACGAGGTGGTCTTCGAGCTCAGCGACCCGCGCACCGCTGTCCAGCTCTTCGGCGGCGACCTCGACGGGATCGTGGAGCACCTCGACCACGTCGCCGAGGTCGGCGCCACGATCCTGTACACGACACCGGTCTTCCCCGGCGAGAGCAACCACCGCTACAACGCCTCCACCTTCGACGGCGTCGACCCGCAGCTCGGCGGCGACGCGGCGTACGAGCGGCTGGCCCGCGCCGTCCACGCCCGCGGGTGGCGCCTGCTCGGCGACCTGACGACCAACCACACCGGCGACACCCACGAGTGGTTCGTGAGCGCGGCCGCCGCCCCCGACGCCCCGACCCGCAGCTGGTACCACTTCGACACCGACGGCGGCTACGAGTGCTGGATGGGGTTCGCGACCCTGCCCAAGCTCAACCTCGCCGACCCCGACCTGCGCGCGACGATGGTCGAGGGGCCCACCTCGATCGTGGCGCGCTGGCTGCGCCCGCCGTACGACGTCGACGGGTGGCGCATCGACGTGGCGAACATGACCGGGCGCCTCGGCGCCCTCGACGTCAACCACGAGGTCGCGCGGGCGGTGCGACGCACCGCGCAGGCAGAGCGGCCCGACGCGCTGGTCATCGGCGAGCACAACCACGACGCCTCCGAGGACCTGGACGGCGACGGCTGGCACGGCACGATGAACTACTCCGGCTTCTCCTGGCCGGTGTGGTCCTGGCTGCGCTCCCCGGACTCCCCCGCGCGTCCCTTCGGGCGCCCGCTGCCGGTGCCGGTGCGACCGGGGCCGCTGGTGCAGCGCACCTTCCGCGAGTGGCTGGCCCGCTACGGCTGGCGCGCGGCGAGCGCGTCGTGGAACATCCTGGGCTCCCACGACAGCGCCCGGATCCGCACCGTCACCCAGGACCCCGCGCGGCACCGGGTGGCGGCCGGCCTCCAGTTCACCCTGCCCGGCGTGCCGATGGTCTTCGCCGGCGACGAGATCGGCCTGGAGGGGATCGCGGGCGAGGACTCCCGGCGCCCGATGCCCTGGCAGCACCGCGAGCGGTGGGACACCACCACCCTCGCCGCGTACGCCGCGCTGGCGAGCGCGCGCCGCGAGCACACTGCGCTGCGTCGCGGCGGGCTGCGCTGGGCGCACGTCGACGACGACACCCTGGTGTTCGTGCGCGAGCACCCCGACGGCAACGTCCTCGTCGCCGCGCGCCGCGCGGCGGGCCCCGCCGTACGACTCCCGGCCGGGCAGCTCCTGGGTCCCGCCGGCGACCTGGACGGCACGGTGGTGGTCGCCACCGAGGGCGCGCCGGGCCCGCTCGAGCGGGAGGACGCGGAGGTCGTGGTGCCGGCCGGGGACGGCGCCTCGCTCACCGTGTGGCGCCTCTGA
- a CDS encoding DUF4032 domain-containing protein translates to MALRIVATRPDPAMLRVPWSVPLEDWTNELVLPLPRGLSRHVVRFIRLGPRTYAVKETVEAMAFREYRLLRDLQRLDLPSVSPHSVVTGRVDAQGEELPSALLTEHLQFSLPYRTLFSHGLTTDRVPALVDALVVLLVRLHLASFFWGDVSLSNVLFRRNAGGFAAYLVDAETGELRSTLSRPMREHDITIATENVFAELLDLQASGALDPDAPAHLIAMSIQERYTALWAELTDVEEFSVAEMWRIEQRIERLNDLGFDVDELDIVTDFDGDQVRIQPKVVELGHHRRELRALTGLEVEDAQARRLLNDLAAYTAHHDLGREDRSRVAARWLAEVYEPLIAMIPPEQRGKLDPAEFFHEVLVHRWYLSERAGHEVSIFDTAADYVAGVLPGRPDELVTPVLDV, encoded by the coding sequence ATGGCGCTGCGCATCGTCGCGACCCGCCCGGACCCGGCCATGCTGCGGGTCCCGTGGTCGGTGCCGCTGGAGGACTGGACCAACGAGCTCGTCCTGCCGCTGCCCCGCGGACTGTCGCGCCACGTCGTCCGGTTCATCCGGCTGGGCCCGCGCACCTACGCGGTCAAGGAGACCGTCGAGGCGATGGCGTTTCGCGAGTACCGGCTGCTGCGCGACCTCCAGCGGCTCGATCTTCCGTCGGTCTCGCCGCACAGCGTGGTCACCGGACGCGTCGATGCCCAGGGCGAGGAGCTGCCCTCCGCGCTGCTGACCGAGCACCTGCAGTTCTCCCTGCCCTACCGCACGCTGTTCTCCCACGGACTGACCACCGACCGGGTGCCGGCGCTGGTGGACGCGCTGGTGGTGCTGCTGGTGCGCCTCCACCTCGCGTCCTTCTTCTGGGGTGACGTGTCGCTGTCCAACGTGCTGTTCCGGCGCAACGCGGGCGGGTTCGCGGCGTACCTCGTCGACGCCGAGACCGGGGAGCTGCGCTCGACGCTGTCGCGTCCGATGCGCGAGCACGACATCACGATCGCCACCGAGAACGTCTTCGCCGAGCTCCTCGACCTCCAGGCCTCCGGGGCCCTGGACCCGGACGCCCCCGCCCACCTGATCGCGATGTCGATCCAGGAGCGCTACACCGCGCTGTGGGCCGAGCTGACCGACGTCGAGGAGTTCTCGGTCGCGGAGATGTGGCGCATCGAGCAGCGCATCGAGCGCCTCAACGACCTCGGCTTCGACGTCGACGAGCTCGACATCGTCACCGACTTCGACGGCGACCAGGTGCGCATCCAGCCCAAGGTCGTCGAGCTCGGTCACCACCGCCGCGAGCTGCGCGCGCTGACCGGGCTCGAGGTCGAGGACGCCCAGGCGCGACGGCTGCTCAACGACCTCGCGGCGTACACCGCCCACCACGACCTGGGACGCGAGGACCGCAGCCGGGTCGCGGCGCGCTGGCTGGCCGAGGTCTACGAGCCGCTGATCGCGATGATCCCGCCCGAGCAGCGCGGCAAGCTCGACCCGGCGGAGTTCTTCCACGAGGTGCTGGTGCACCGGTGGTACCTCTCCGAGCGCGCCGGCCACGAGGTCAGCATCTTCGACACCGCGGCCGACTACGTCGCCGGCGTACTGCCCGGACGCCCCGACGAGCTGGTCACTCCGGTGCTCGACGTCTGA